The Terriglobus tenax genome contains a region encoding:
- a CDS encoding vWA domain-containing protein gives MAQLNILKLSGFIRRTLPLSAPRTYEGAPAATLTPEQALRRSVMACMLWEETFYEQGESAAARIAALVPQVKANTVAALAVEARERMKLRHVPLLLVREMARYPSHRALVAETLERVIQRADELSEFVAIYWKDGRRPLSAQVKKGLAAAFVKFDGYALAKYDRAKTVRLRDVLFLSHAKPRTAEQAALWKQLIDGELPTPATWEVRISAAGADAESKREAWSSLLLEKRLGALALLRNLRNLEQAGVERGLIAESLAAMKTERVLPFRFLAAARHAPQWEPGLESAMFQSIAGAERLKGRTVMLVDVSGSMDAAMSVRSQMLRLDAACGLAVLLRELADEVVVYTFSSGLVKVPPRRGFALRDAIVHSQPHQSTMLGFALERLRERYDRLIVITDEQSHDHVPEPAGKGYMINVASYHNGVGYGAWTHIDGFSESIVEYIRSSEAVMP, from the coding sequence ATGGCACAACTGAACATCCTGAAATTGAGCGGATTCATCCGCCGCACGCTGCCGCTGAGCGCTCCGCGCACGTATGAGGGGGCGCCGGCCGCAACTCTTACTCCGGAGCAGGCTTTGCGCCGCTCAGTCATGGCCTGCATGCTGTGGGAGGAAACCTTCTACGAGCAGGGCGAGAGCGCAGCCGCACGCATCGCCGCGCTGGTTCCGCAGGTGAAGGCAAACACGGTCGCCGCGCTTGCCGTAGAGGCGCGCGAGCGTATGAAGCTGCGCCATGTTCCACTGCTGCTGGTGCGTGAGATGGCGCGTTATCCGTCACATCGCGCCCTGGTAGCCGAGACGCTGGAGCGCGTGATCCAGCGTGCGGACGAGTTGAGCGAGTTCGTCGCCATTTACTGGAAGGACGGGCGCCGTCCGCTGTCGGCACAGGTGAAGAAGGGGCTGGCTGCTGCGTTCGTGAAGTTCGACGGCTATGCGCTGGCCAAGTATGACCGCGCGAAGACGGTGCGTCTGCGTGACGTGCTCTTTCTATCGCATGCGAAGCCGCGTACGGCGGAACAGGCCGCGCTGTGGAAGCAGCTGATCGATGGTGAACTGCCGACGCCGGCGACGTGGGAGGTCCGTATCTCCGCAGCTGGAGCGGATGCGGAGAGCAAGCGTGAGGCGTGGTCTTCGCTTCTGCTGGAGAAGCGTCTGGGTGCGCTGGCACTGCTGCGCAACCTGCGGAACCTGGAGCAGGCAGGTGTGGAGCGTGGTCTGATTGCGGAGTCACTGGCTGCAATGAAGACCGAGCGTGTGCTTCCCTTCCGCTTCCTGGCTGCGGCGCGTCATGCTCCGCAGTGGGAGCCGGGGCTGGAGTCGGCCATGTTCCAGAGCATTGCCGGTGCTGAGCGGCTGAAGGGCCGGACCGTCATGCTGGTGGACGTCTCCGGTTCGATGGATGCCGCGATGAGCGTCCGTTCGCAGATGCTGCGGCTGGATGCAGCCTGCGGTCTGGCCGTGCTGCTGCGCGAGCTGGCGGATGAGGTAGTGGTGTACACCTTCTCCTCCGGCCTGGTGAAGGTACCGCCGCGCCGTGGCTTTGCTCTGCGCGATGCCATCGTTCACAGCCAGCCGCACCAGAGCACGATGCTGGGCTTCGCTCTGGAACGGCTGCGGGAGCGCTATGACCGGCTGATCGTGATCACCGACGAACAGTCGCACGACCATGTACCTGAACCCGCGGGCAAGGGGTACATGATCAATGTCGCCAGCTACCACAATGGCGTTGGCTATGGTGCATGGACGCACATCGACGGCTTCTCGGAGTCGATCGTCGAGTACATCCGCTCATCAGAGGCCGTGATGCCATAG
- a CDS encoding OmpA family protein — protein sequence MLDSAGSPPGQILVQAFCAGKSVPEKVYLAVSAPPSPPPASRPLCTLPFDRDKKRPVRVGNEALACLDEAALSLAREASFRLVITGVVNLPGIKGSQLASQRAVNAKAYLVEDKGIDSARILVMQQPGDRPVVQMYVLPAGAALDTSAGAVPVDEKKVKPQPRRVAR from the coding sequence GTGCTCGACAGCGCAGGCAGCCCGCCAGGACAGATTCTTGTGCAGGCATTCTGCGCCGGAAAATCCGTTCCGGAGAAGGTGTATCTCGCGGTCAGCGCTCCGCCGTCTCCTCCTCCTGCGTCGCGGCCCTTATGCACCCTTCCGTTTGACCGGGACAAGAAGCGCCCGGTCCGGGTGGGCAATGAGGCGCTGGCCTGCCTCGACGAGGCCGCGCTCAGCCTCGCACGCGAGGCCAGCTTCCGGCTCGTCATAACCGGGGTCGTCAACCTGCCCGGCATCAAGGGAAGCCAGTTGGCATCGCAGCGTGCCGTGAATGCGAAGGCCTATCTGGTCGAAGACAAGGGGATTGATTCCGCCCGCATTCTTGTCATGCAGCAGCCTGGAGACCGGCCCGTGGTGCAGATGTATGTGCTGCCCGCAGGAGCGGCTCTTGATACCTCCGCCGGTGCGGTTCCTGTGGATGAAAAGAAAGTGAAGCCGCAGCCCCGAAGAGTAGCGCGATAA
- a CDS encoding pentapeptide repeat-containing protein, which yields MSINKAANTPPPSRRLRSSSLAVLLLLLYLLPAAVCQAVTPEAKTKPDECRLVLAHPGTTVFGQPALEKLLTDDHADGFFRDAIFYRCTLTSSPALNLEHASFVNVQAPSILFAPDTNLKNAVFTDSNLRGATFNFVTLKGARFTGSRMDLEGASFEAADLTEAIIDGADLKDADFIAARMIRVEFHPSKLPDIQNMAGAINLQTLGGHRGFDALQNLKEAFRSQHFDSKMRDVGFALQRAYQRYYSYQCRTGLQIEQQKFTDYPLPRRVNACFLFGVRAIALDATSQFGRRPWRPIGLVFLLGTVWWVVLCGWLPSAQKGVMFSFKTLAGATRTVPLRLIIRRSYASGRRLPGNMKYAMALVVAAIFNMPFQQIEVSKWLRMVSRREYEFQTRGSIRTFLGILTLLSFYLFTLWALNFLTGALTG from the coding sequence ATGAGCATTAACAAGGCTGCTAACACTCCGCCTCCGTCTCGCCGTCTCCGGTCGTCATCTCTGGCTGTATTGTTGCTGCTGCTTTATCTCCTGCCCGCAGCGGTATGTCAAGCGGTTACGCCTGAGGCGAAAACAAAGCCTGATGAGTGCAGGCTCGTCCTGGCGCATCCAGGAACGACTGTTTTCGGGCAGCCCGCGCTGGAGAAGCTGCTGACCGACGATCATGCCGACGGATTCTTTCGCGATGCAATCTTCTATCGCTGCACCCTTACATCCAGCCCCGCACTAAATCTGGAGCATGCCAGCTTCGTCAATGTACAGGCTCCGTCGATTCTTTTTGCGCCAGATACCAACCTGAAGAATGCGGTTTTCACGGACTCCAACCTCCGGGGTGCGACGTTCAACTTTGTGACGCTGAAAGGCGCCCGGTTTACCGGAAGCAGAATGGACCTGGAAGGTGCATCCTTTGAGGCCGCAGACCTCACTGAGGCGATCATCGATGGAGCCGACCTGAAAGATGCCGACTTTATCGCCGCCCGTATGATACGCGTGGAATTTCACCCATCCAAGCTGCCGGATATCCAGAACATGGCAGGTGCGATTAATCTTCAAACGCTGGGTGGCCACCGCGGCTTTGACGCGTTGCAGAACCTGAAGGAAGCCTTCCGGTCACAGCATTTTGACAGCAAAATGCGCGACGTCGGGTTTGCGCTGCAACGAGCCTATCAGCGTTACTACAGCTACCAGTGCCGCACCGGCTTGCAGATTGAGCAACAGAAATTTACGGACTATCCGCTTCCCCGGCGGGTCAACGCCTGCTTCCTGTTCGGCGTGCGTGCGATTGCCCTGGATGCGACATCGCAGTTCGGCAGACGCCCGTGGCGCCCTATCGGCCTTGTCTTTCTGTTGGGAACTGTCTGGTGGGTCGTGCTGTGCGGATGGCTTCCATCGGCACAAAAGGGCGTCATGTTCAGTTTCAAAACGCTGGCCGGCGCAACACGCACGGTTCCTTTGCGGCTCATCATCCGGCGCAGCTATGCGTCAGGCCGACGTCTGCCCGGCAACATGAAATACGCCATGGCACTGGTGGTTGCAGCCATCTTCAATATGCCATTTCAGCAGATTGAGGTCAGCAAGTGGCTTCGCATGGTCAGCCGTCGCGAGTATGAGTTCCAGACGCGCGGCAGCATACGCACATTTTTAGGAATCCTCACACTCCTGTCGTTCTACCTGTTTACGCTATGGGCACTCAACTTCCTGACCGGAGCTTTAACCGGCTGA
- a CDS encoding ATP-grasp domain-containing protein, with the protein MKTIGVLFGMENTFPGALVENINARGLDGIRAEFVQTGGVEMASPSGYDVIVDRISHDVPFYRSYLKNAALNGTVVINNPFWWSADDKFFNYALAAKLGVAVPRTVLLPSKELPPNTTERSMRNLEYPLDWDAVFSYVGFPAFFKPHDGGGWRDVHHVHNAEEFFHAYDQTRDLCMVLQEAVHFKEYFRCYVVGQQKVHIMPYDPRRPHHERYMQDGPPVSKALLKRVEKDAITLCKALGYDLNTVEFACENGVPYAIDFMNPAPDADLHSVGKANFDWIVNAVADLAIAKCKTGKKPSEWKWDAMLGALPAARPATKAPAKKAVKKAAVPKKG; encoded by the coding sequence GTGAAGACGATCGGCGTTCTCTTCGGCATGGAAAACACCTTCCCCGGCGCGCTGGTGGAAAACATCAACGCGCGCGGCCTGGACGGCATCCGGGCGGAGTTTGTACAGACCGGCGGTGTGGAGATGGCCTCTCCTTCTGGCTACGACGTGATCGTCGACCGCATCTCGCACGATGTGCCGTTTTATCGCAGCTACCTGAAGAACGCCGCGCTCAACGGAACGGTGGTCATCAACAATCCCTTCTGGTGGTCGGCCGACGATAAGTTCTTCAACTATGCTTTGGCCGCCAAACTGGGTGTCGCCGTCCCACGCACGGTGTTGCTGCCCAGCAAGGAGCTGCCGCCCAATACGACGGAACGATCCATGCGCAACCTGGAGTATCCGCTCGACTGGGACGCGGTCTTCAGCTACGTCGGTTTCCCGGCCTTCTTTAAACCGCATGACGGCGGCGGATGGCGGGATGTGCATCACGTTCACAACGCGGAAGAGTTTTTCCACGCCTACGATCAGACACGGGACCTGTGCATGGTGCTGCAGGAAGCGGTGCACTTCAAGGAGTACTTTCGCTGCTATGTTGTCGGCCAGCAGAAGGTCCACATCATGCCCTATGACCCTCGGCGGCCGCACCACGAGCGCTATATGCAGGACGGGCCGCCGGTTTCGAAAGCATTGCTCAAACGCGTGGAGAAAGATGCCATCACGTTATGCAAAGCGCTTGGCTATGACCTGAACACGGTGGAGTTCGCCTGCGAGAACGGCGTACCGTATGCCATCGATTTCATGAACCCTGCGCCGGACGCTGACCTGCACTCGGTGGGCAAAGCAAACTTCGACTGGATTGTGAACGCCGTTGCTGACCTGGCCATTGCAAAATGCAAGACGGGCAAAAAGCCGTCAGAATGGAAGTGGGACGCAATGCTGGGAGCACTTCCCGCGGCCAGGCCGGCGACGAAGGCTCCGGCGAAGAAGGCAGTGAAGAAAGCTGCGGTCCCAAAGAAAGGTTGA
- a CDS encoding DUF6572 domain-containing protein, producing the protein MAVDEPNKVDQVSVTEDGAYVLTIKDHWDWVVDFDHVQVLEDKLNAYLGFIESGEMAEHYPASQQLPTEIDIHFEFAPSELGLQFLEAAKQTIESGGYKLTWNIATQANA; encoded by the coding sequence ATGGCAGTCGATGAACCCAACAAGGTAGATCAGGTCTCCGTTACCGAGGACGGCGCTTACGTCCTCACCATCAAGGACCACTGGGACTGGGTGGTGGACTTTGACCATGTACAGGTACTGGAAGACAAGCTGAACGCGTACCTGGGCTTTATTGAAAGCGGCGAGATGGCCGAGCACTATCCTGCCTCGCAGCAGCTGCCGACGGAGATCGACATCCATTTTGAGTTTGCCCCCAGCGAGCTCGGCCTGCAGTTTCTTGAAGCCGCAAAGCAGACGATTGAAAGCGGCGGCTACAAGCTCACCTGGAACATCGCCACGCAGGCCAACGCTTAA
- a CDS encoding carboxylate-amine ligase, producing MRPSFTLGIEEEYQTVDPETRDLRSHIATEMLAKGRMRLEERVKAEMHQSVVEVGTRVCRNIEDAREDLYDLRRNMIRLAEEHGLLLVAGATHPFADWRTQEIYPDDRYHRVVADLQLVARANLIFGLHVHIGIEDREAAIRIMNSMRYFLPHILALSTNSPFWLGMETGYKSYRAKVFENFPRTNLPDSFASYSEFENYVNLLIKTNTIDNAKKIWWDIRPHPFFNTVEVRICDIPLRAEESIAIAALIQATAAKLYKLHEANVDFRQYSRALLMENKFRAVRYGLDGKLIDFGKETEVDERDLIREYLSFVEDVLDELGSRQAIQTLNCILEGGSGADRQLAVYRQTGDLRAVVDYMAAETRAGL from the coding sequence ATGCGTCCATCGTTCACGCTTGGCATTGAAGAGGAGTACCAGACCGTCGATCCCGAGACACGGGACCTGCGATCGCATATCGCCACCGAGATGCTGGCAAAGGGCCGCATGCGCCTGGAAGAGCGTGTGAAGGCCGAGATGCACCAGTCGGTCGTCGAGGTGGGAACACGCGTCTGCCGCAATATCGAAGACGCCCGCGAAGACCTGTACGACCTGCGCCGCAACATGATCCGCCTGGCCGAGGAGCACGGCCTGCTGCTGGTGGCCGGCGCAACCCATCCCTTCGCCGACTGGCGCACGCAGGAGATCTATCCGGACGACCGCTACCATCGCGTGGTCGCTGACCTGCAGCTGGTGGCACGCGCCAACCTGATCTTCGGCCTGCACGTTCACATCGGCATTGAGGATCGCGAGGCGGCCATCCGCATCATGAACTCGATGCGGTACTTTCTGCCGCACATCCTGGCGCTGAGCACCAACTCGCCCTTCTGGCTTGGCATGGAGACCGGCTACAAGAGCTATCGCGCCAAGGTCTTTGAGAACTTTCCGCGGACAAACCTGCCGGACAGCTTCGCCAGTTATTCGGAGTTTGAAAACTACGTCAACCTGCTGATCAAGACCAACACCATCGACAATGCGAAGAAAATCTGGTGGGACATCCGTCCGCACCCGTTCTTCAACACGGTAGAGGTTCGCATCTGCGATATTCCCCTGAGAGCAGAGGAATCAATCGCTATCGCAGCTCTGATCCAGGCCACGGCGGCAAAACTCTACAAACTGCACGAGGCCAACGTGGATTTTCGCCAGTACAGTCGCGCCCTGCTGATGGAAAACAAGTTCCGCGCCGTGCGGTATGGCCTGGATGGCAAGCTGATCGACTTCGGCAAGGAGACGGAAGTCGACGAGCGTGACCTGATCCGCGAGTACCTTTCTTTTGTTGAGGATGTGCTGGACGAACTGGGTTCGCGGCAAGCGATACAGACCCTGAATTGCATTCTGGAAGGCGGCTCCGGAGCGGACCGGCAACTTGCCGTGTACCGGCAGACCGGCGATCTGCGCGCTGTGGTGGATTACATGGCCGCCGAGACCAGGGCCGGTCTGTAA
- a CDS encoding pyridoxal phosphate-dependent aminotransferase, which produces MSSIFDVNSAVSRRNFVRLFGAGAAAAATLPNFSQSAFAQAAGQAAGRRGPGMAMGERPTMDPSVIVISSNENPLGPAPSALEAVAKAGPTGGRYDKYGVGPGVVKTLSEQFGLKPGYVQLYPGSGGPLDMALMSNISTEKGLVTADPSYEQGSRAAMKMKAPLKQVALNAKYEHDVKAMLAADPNAGAYYIVNPNNPTGTMTPKEDIIWLIDHKPKGSVVIVDEAYHHFSTHESIIDQVAADKDVIVLRTFSKIYGMAGVRAGFAIARPDLLAKFDTLSPSVSLRQAASVSLLAAAAAGASLRDPELVPLRRKINTDIRESTLEFLDKKGYKIVPGSQANMFMVDVKRPGREFSQLMMKEKIAIGRSWSAMPNYVRVTVGTKEEMDKFQVAFVKCMDIAPGATSASLHSEIYIPSELHRA; this is translated from the coding sequence ATGAGCTCGATCTTCGACGTCAATTCCGCAGTCTCCCGCCGTAACTTCGTGCGCCTGTTTGGCGCGGGAGCAGCGGCCGCAGCCACGCTTCCTAACTTCTCGCAGTCTGCCTTCGCGCAGGCGGCTGGCCAGGCTGCCGGTCGTCGCGGACCTGGCATGGCCATGGGCGAGCGCCCGACGATGGATCCGAGCGTCATTGTCATCTCTTCGAACGAGAACCCGCTTGGACCGGCTCCTTCGGCTCTGGAAGCCGTTGCCAAGGCTGGCCCGACCGGCGGACGTTATGACAAGTACGGCGTTGGCCCTGGCGTTGTGAAGACGCTCTCCGAGCAGTTTGGCCTGAAGCCTGGCTACGTGCAGCTCTATCCCGGTTCCGGCGGCCCGCTGGACATGGCTCTGATGTCGAACATCAGCACGGAGAAGGGTCTGGTTACGGCTGATCCTTCCTATGAGCAGGGCTCGCGCGCTGCCATGAAGATGAAGGCTCCGCTGAAGCAGGTTGCGCTGAACGCGAAGTACGAGCACGACGTAAAGGCCATGCTGGCTGCGGATCCGAACGCCGGCGCCTACTACATCGTGAACCCGAACAACCCGACCGGCACCATGACGCCAAAGGAAGACATCATCTGGCTGATCGACCACAAGCCCAAGGGCTCGGTTGTGATCGTCGATGAGGCCTACCACCACTTCTCGACGCACGAGTCGATCATTGACCAGGTTGCCGCCGACAAGGACGTCATTGTTCTGCGCACCTTCTCGAAGATCTACGGCATGGCCGGTGTTCGCGCTGGCTTCGCCATCGCCCGTCCGGACCTGCTGGCCAAGTTCGACACCCTGTCGCCTTCGGTCAGCCTGCGTCAGGCCGCTTCGGTTTCGCTGCTTGCCGCCGCCGCTGCCGGCGCCAGCCTGCGCGACCCCGAACTGGTTCCGCTGCGCCGCAAGATCAACACCGACATCCGTGAGTCCACGCTGGAGTTCCTGGACAAGAAGGGCTACAAGATTGTGCCCGGCTCCCAGGCCAACATGTTCATGGTCGACGTCAAGCGTCCGGGCCGCGAATTCTCCCAGCTCATGATGAAGGAGAAGATCGCCATCGGCCGTAGCTGGTCCGCGATGCCGAACTACGTTCGCGTCACCGTCGGTACCAAGGAAGAGATGGACAAGTTCCAGGTTGCCTTCGTCAAGTGCATGGACATCGCTCCTGGCGCCACCAGCGCATCGCTGCACTCGGAGATCTACATCCCGAGCGAGCTGCACCGCGCATAA
- a CDS encoding aminopeptidase, whose protein sequence is MNQTANQPLLLATAFPAGFTPGARSAVHTCLRIQPTEKVTLITDQKCLPIAASIAAELESLGCSWTGFVLEQLAPRPLQNMPQAVLEDMESSQVSIFAVEVQPNELRSRMQMTDVVNRRRMRHAHMVNITPQIMMQGMQADYLAVDALSQKVLTLAQQATYVRATTPAGTDLHVKLTPDYKWFKTSGIISPEKWGNLPGGECFTAPEEVNGVFVVDGVVGDYLCARYGILEHTPLTLWIENNRIRRIACDNKLLEEDFWNYTHTDANSDRVGEFAIGTNIGVKNVIGNILQDEKFPGIHIAFGDPYGAHTGAPWKSSTHIDVVGLHFNIWLGNADGKTQIMRDGVFLIEP, encoded by the coding sequence ATGAATCAAACGGCCAACCAGCCCCTCCTCCTCGCCACAGCCTTTCCTGCCGGCTTCACTCCCGGCGCGCGCTCGGCGGTGCATACCTGCCTGCGCATTCAGCCCACGGAGAAGGTCACTCTTATTACCGATCAGAAGTGCCTGCCTATTGCTGCCTCCATTGCGGCGGAGCTGGAATCCCTTGGATGCTCGTGGACCGGTTTTGTGCTGGAACAGCTTGCGCCGCGCCCCCTGCAGAACATGCCGCAGGCCGTGCTGGAGGATATGGAGAGTTCGCAGGTCTCCATTTTTGCGGTGGAGGTGCAGCCGAACGAGCTGCGCAGCCGCATGCAGATGACCGACGTGGTGAACCGCCGCCGTATGCGCCACGCGCACATGGTCAACATCACCCCCCAGATCATGATGCAGGGCATGCAGGCCGACTATCTGGCCGTCGACGCCCTTTCGCAGAAGGTGCTTACCCTGGCGCAGCAGGCCACCTACGTGCGAGCCACTACACCGGCCGGCACGGACCTGCATGTGAAGCTGACGCCCGACTACAAGTGGTTCAAGACCTCCGGCATCATCTCACCGGAAAAATGGGGCAACCTGCCTGGAGGCGAGTGTTTCACCGCACCGGAAGAGGTCAACGGGGTCTTCGTGGTCGACGGCGTGGTCGGCGATTACCTCTGCGCCCGCTACGGCATCCTGGAACACACGCCGCTCACCCTCTGGATTGAGAACAACCGAATCCGCCGCATCGCCTGCGATAACAAGCTGCTGGAAGAAGATTTCTGGAACTACACGCACACGGACGCAAACTCTGACCGCGTGGGTGAGTTCGCCATCGGCACTAATATCGGCGTAAAGAACGTGATCGGCAACATACTGCAGGACGAGAAGTTCCCCGGCATCCATATTGCTTTCGGCGACCCCTACGGGGCGCATACCGGCGCGCCGTGGAAGTCATCCACACATATCGACGTGGTTGGCCTGCACTTCAATATCTGGCTGGGCAACGCCGACGGCAAAACCCAGATCATGCGGGACGGCGTCTTCCTCATCGAACCATAA
- a CDS encoding aldo/keto reductase, whose product MNFKTLGNSDMQLSPIGFGAWAIGGGGWAFGWGAQDDQDSVDAIVRALDLGVNWIDTAAVYGLGHSEEVVHKALKASTHKPWVFTKSTMVWDDQGNITNTMKQIKRECEDSLRRLKLDVIDLYQIHWPKPDEELEEGWEAMAQLQREGKVRWIGVSNFSVDQLKRAQKIAPVTSNQPPYSMLRRDVEKEILPFCLENNIGVINYAPMLSGMLTGKMSKERVAQMPEDDFRKRAVAYQEPQLSKNLAVADKLKEIGAKYGVTAGVVAIAWTLKNPAITAAIVGGRNPQQTEETSAALDFVLSDDDFQQINDFLAKQA is encoded by the coding sequence ATGAACTTCAAGACACTCGGCAACTCTGACATGCAGCTTTCCCCCATCGGATTCGGCGCCTGGGCCATCGGAGGGGGCGGTTGGGCTTTCGGCTGGGGAGCGCAGGACGATCAGGATTCGGTCGACGCCATCGTACGCGCCCTTGACCTGGGCGTGAACTGGATCGACACGGCCGCTGTCTACGGCCTTGGCCACTCGGAAGAGGTTGTCCATAAAGCTCTGAAGGCAAGCACCCATAAGCCGTGGGTCTTCACCAAGTCCACCATGGTGTGGGACGACCAGGGCAACATCACCAACACCATGAAGCAGATCAAGCGGGAGTGCGAGGATTCGCTGCGCCGTCTGAAGCTGGATGTCATCGACCTCTACCAGATCCACTGGCCTAAGCCGGACGAAGAGCTGGAAGAAGGATGGGAGGCGATGGCCCAGTTGCAGCGTGAGGGCAAGGTGCGCTGGATCGGCGTCAGCAATTTCTCCGTGGACCAGTTGAAGCGCGCCCAGAAGATTGCTCCCGTCACCAGCAACCAGCCGCCCTACTCCATGCTGCGCCGCGACGTCGAGAAGGAGATTCTTCCCTTCTGCCTTGAGAACAACATCGGCGTCATCAACTACGCCCCCATGCTGAGCGGCATGCTGACCGGCAAGATGAGCAAGGAGCGCGTCGCGCAGATGCCGGAGGATGATTTCCGCAAGCGCGCCGTCGCCTACCAGGAGCCGCAGCTCTCAAAGAACCTGGCCGTTGCAGACAAGCTGAAGGAGATTGGCGCAAAATATGGCGTCACTGCCGGCGTTGTTGCCATTGCCTGGACGCTGAAGAACCCGGCCATCACCGCGGCCATTGTCGGCGGACGCAACCCGCAGCAGACGGAAGAGACCTCCGCCGCTCTGGACTTTGTGCTCTCGGACGATGACTTCCAGCAGATCAACGACTTCCTGGCAAAGCAGGCGTAG
- a CDS encoding NAD(P)H-hydrate dehydratase translates to MKILTAQQMGETDRHTATEFGVSMQQLMDNAGTAVARFVLRRYPEAKRIVVFCGKGNNGGDGFVAARRLRSAGKNVQVIVLAEGKEALRGDAANAFAALDAPVTFATESIALPETDLYLDAVLGTGFKPPLRGLALSLREQLLAVTQPVVAVDVPSGWDADSEKPFADSAFPADAVVTFTSPKLAHVFGQLNRDAAFGAVAVADIGSPAEALPATNLTWTGSSKAITETPRPLNSNKGRFGHVMVLAGSRGKSGAAAMASLAALRSGAGLVTAAVPDSVLEAVARIAPELMTLSLKENAGHVALSNLDTRSEWLDKISVLAIGPGLGTEPETTGFVRRLVLETTLPAVIDADALNAFSEKPELLRAAPGRTLVLTPHPGEMARLLGMTVKDVEADRIPLARRYATERNVTLVLKGWRTLVAHPDGEISVNTTGHPAMSKGGSGDILTGIVAALLGQHPSRVKDAVNTAVYLHGLAGMMAARDQDEHTVLATDTLAHLSAAFRYRTADEDGLTWVGGLR, encoded by the coding sequence ATGAAAATTCTGACCGCACAACAGATGGGCGAAACCGACCGGCATACCGCCACGGAGTTCGGCGTTTCTATGCAACAACTGATGGACAACGCCGGAACCGCGGTCGCGCGTTTTGTGCTGCGCCGCTATCCCGAGGCAAAACGCATCGTCGTCTTCTGCGGCAAGGGCAACAATGGCGGGGACGGCTTTGTGGCGGCGCGCCGCCTTCGTTCCGCCGGCAAAAATGTTCAGGTCATCGTTCTCGCGGAAGGCAAAGAGGCCCTGCGCGGCGATGCCGCCAATGCCTTCGCCGCGCTCGATGCGCCGGTCACCTTTGCCACGGAAAGCATCGCCCTGCCCGAGACTGATCTCTACCTCGATGCCGTTCTCGGCACCGGCTTCAAGCCGCCGCTACGCGGTTTGGCTCTCAGCCTGCGCGAGCAGTTGCTTGCTGTCACGCAACCAGTCGTGGCTGTCGATGTGCCCTCGGGCTGGGATGCGGACTCCGAGAAGCCTTTCGCCGACAGCGCGTTTCCCGCGGACGCGGTCGTGACCTTCACCTCGCCCAAGCTGGCGCATGTCTTTGGCCAACTGAATCGCGATGCCGCCTTTGGCGCGGTCGCCGTGGCCGATATCGGATCGCCCGCGGAGGCGCTGCCCGCCACAAATCTCACCTGGACCGGATCGTCCAAAGCCATCACCGAAACGCCGCGTCCGCTGAACAGCAACAAGGGCCGCTTCGGCCACGTCATGGTGCTGGCCGGTTCTCGCGGCAAATCGGGAGCAGCCGCCATGGCCTCGCTGGCCGCGCTGCGATCCGGTGCTGGGCTGGTCACGGCTGCCGTGCCGGATTCCGTGCTGGAAGCCGTAGCCCGCATCGCGCCGGAGTTGATGACGCTCTCGCTCAAGGAGAACGCCGGCCACGTCGCGCTCAGCAATCTCGACACGCGTTCGGAATGGCTCGATAAGATCAGCGTTCTGGCCATCGGACCCGGCCTTGGCACCGAACCCGAAACCACCGGGTTTGTCCGCAGACTGGTGCTGGAAACGACCCTTCCCGCCGTCATCGACGCTGACGCGCTGAATGCTTTTTCCGAGAAGCCTGAACTGCTCCGCGCTGCTCCCGGACGTACGCTGGTGCTGACACCACATCCCGGTGAGATGGCTCGCCTTCTGGGCATGACCGTCAAGGATGTGGAAGCCGACCGCATTCCCCTTGCCCGGCGCTACGCCACGGAACGCAACGTCACCCTTGTACTGAAGGGCTGGCGGACGCTGGTCGCGCATCCGGACGGAGAGATCTCTGTGAACACCACGGGCCATCCGGCCATGTCCAAGGGCGGCAGCGGCGATATCCTGACCGGCATCGTCGCGGCGCTCCTCGGGCAACATCCCAGCCGCGTGAAAGACGCGGTCAACACCGCGGTGTACCTGCACGGCCTGGCCGGCATGATGGCCGCACGTGACCAGGACGAGCATACCGTTCTGGCCACCGACACACTGGCCCACCTCTCCGCCGCCTTCCGCTACCGCACAGCGGACGAAGACGGCCTGACGTGGGTAGGAGGACTTCGTTAG